The nucleotide sequence CGATTGGCGCGCTCGCCCGTCGGCAGGAGGACGTACACCGGCGCGCGGTCGTCGTCGCTTTCCTTGAACGTGTAGGTCGCGTCGTTGAACTCGCCCGCGAAGACGCGGCGGGCAACCTCTCGGGTCGGTGTCGCCGCCATTATATCGACCTCGCTTTGATCAGCGTCGCTTCAGGATCGACCGCGTCGGTCAGCGTCTCGACCTCGTCGGCCAGCAGGTACCGCCCGAAGGTCGGCCCCTCGACGCGATAGTACCGCCCCATGATCGTCCCCTGCATCTCCTCGACGACGACGCTCGTATCGAGGGCGTCCATCGCCATGTCCTTGGCCTCCTCTAAGGTGATGCCAGTGAGATTCTCGGTCGCGTCCTGATCGAAGATGACCTCCGTCACGTCCTCGCCGTCGTCGAGGACGCCCTTGATCCGGAGGTCGAACTCCCCCTCGACTTCGCCGTGTTCGCTACACCGGCCGTTCTGGAGGACGCGCGTGCAGTCCTCGTCGGGACAGCGCTTGATCAGCCCGCTGCCGCTCTGGATGTCGACTAAGGCCCCCTCGACCTCGAGGGCGTCGTCGCCGACCTCGATCTCCTCGTCGGTCTCCTCGATCACCGTCGTCCGGTTGAGTTTGACCGAGAACCGGCCCTGGTACTCGTCGGTGACGACGTTCCGGAGGTGGTAGGTCGCGCCCTCCGCGAGTTCGGGGAGGTCGGATTTGGACCACTTGGTGAACTTGATCGTCCCGGTCTCGTCGCCCAGCAGGCCGACCTGGGCGACGGCGTCGCTCCGGGGCTCCCAGAGCTCGACGACCTTCGCCGTCATGTCGACCCACTCCTCGGGCGCGTCGACGTCGGCGGCCTGGACGGTCTCGTTACCGCCGCTGCCGCCGCCGATATCGTCGCGATCCAGCCCCGCCTCGTCGAGGTAGGAGTTGGTGACGCTCCGGCGGGCCTCGCTGATGGGGACCTGGTACTCGTTGACCAGCGTGTCGAGTCGTTCCTCGACATCGTCGACACTGACGTCTAGCTGGTCTGTGAACTGCTCGTGTATCTCTTCCGCGTGGGTATGCAAATCCGTCATGGCTGTGCTGTCTCCGCGTGTTTTCGATGGGAGACGATTGACAGTTGGTCGGCCTCCTATATAAAGTCGCGGCGACCACGGCGGAAGTGAAACAGTAGGGGGAGGGTTAGCAGCCCGGTTTCCCGAGAGAAGATTCATAGGAAGGGAGTTCACAGCCCAACCATGGCCGAGGACGGGCAGCGGCTCCCGCAGTTCCTGCGATCGGGTATCGAGTCCGCCGGCCGGCAACTGGCCGAGGCCAGGCGTGCCTACGAAAGCGCAAAGCACGCGGCCCGGAGTGATCTCCCGCTCGCCGAGGACGGGCGGGCGCGGATCGTCTGCCGGCGACACGCCGAGCGGCGGGCCGTCCGGGTGGACGGGAGCGGTCGCCCGGAGTGCGTCGATCCGGAGCACCCTGACTGCCAGGGATGCGTCGAGGACGTGCGGGCGGGGACCATCGAAACGTGGGAACCGAACGACTCTCGGTGACCGGCCGGCTCGAAACCCGGATGACTACATCGTGTGCAGTCGTGGATGAGTCATTATAAGGGGTGGCTGAATACCACGTGTCATGACAGCGGACGCAAGTGCGATCACAGCAAGGGGAGTGACAAAACGCTACGGGGCGACGGTCGCCGTCGACGGGCTGGATCTCGACGTGCCCGCGGGCGTCGTCTACGGCTTTCTTGGCCCCAACGGCGCGGGGAAGACCACGACGATGCGGATGTTGACGGGATTGATCGAACCGACGAACGGCGACGGGTTCGTCGACGGCGTCCACTGTACCGACCGATCGAGCCTCGTCGAGCACATCGGGCTCCTCCCGGAGGAGCCGCCGGTGTACCGGGAGTTGACCGGTCGTGAACAGTTGCACTTTGCCGCGGATCTGCGGGGGATCCCCTGGAACCGCGTCGAAGACCGGGCGCTCGACATAGCTGAATCGCTGGATCTCGCGGCGGATCTGGACCGGCGGATCGACGGCTACTCCAAGGGGATGAAACAGAAGACGGCATTTATCCAGGCCGTCCAGCACGATCCCGCCGTGGTGTTCCTCGATGAGCCGACGTCCGGCCTCGACCCGCGGGCGGCCAAGACCCTCCGAGAGTTGATCGTCGACCTGGCCGCCGGTGACACGACGGTATTCCTCTCGACGCACATCCTGCCGGTCGTCGAGGAGATCGCCGACCGGGTGGGCGTCCTCTACGACGGCCGACTGGTCTCGGAGGGGTCGCCCGACGGGCTCGCCGCAGCGGCCGACGAAGACGGCGAGGCCGACCTCGAGGACGCGTTCCTGGAACTGACCGCTGATCCCGAGAGAGCCTGGCAATGACGGGGCGCAAGCGTTCGAGACGGGAGGTCTGGCGAGGGGCGTGGACGCTCTCCCGGACGGAGTTGCGCACGACGATCCGGAACGTGCGTGGAAACGGCCGACAGCTCGTGGGATTCGCAGTTATCGGCCTGATGGTGTTCGGGTTTCCGCTGGTGCTGTGGGAACAGACGGCCGGGTTCGGTCGGAATGTCGCGACCGGATCGCCGCCGATCGGCACGCTCGCCGCGAGTTACCTCGGGGTCGCGTTCGCGGGCGGCTACGTGGGGTTCGTGGGCGGGTTCAACCAGTCGCGAGTCGGCGTCGTCGGCCCCCTGGTCAGGACGTCGATCTCGCCGACGGCGGTGTCGATCGGGCGCTTTCTCACGCGAACGATCGAGGGCTTCGCCGGGTTCGTTCCGGCGGGGATCGTGGTGCTCGCCGGCGTCGGCGTCGGTGCCGGGAGCATGCTCGTCCCCATGCTCGTCGGCCTCGGTTCCCTGCCCCTGGTGGGAACGGGACTGATGGCTGGTCGACTCGTCGGTGACACCGCTCGCTACCTCAACGAGCGTGTACAGTTGTCGCTGTGGGTGCGTGCGGGGCTGTTCCTTGGCCTCACGATCGCCGTCTTCGTCGGAACCCAGGCGGTGTTGGCCCCAGTCTTCGAGGGAGGGGATGGGTTCGGACCCGGCTCGATCGGCGCGATACTGCCCGGCAATCCGGTCCAGGCCTACGCTGGTCTCGTGCTCGCTCCCCTGGGCGGGACAGTCACGGCGGTCGGCGTCGTCATCGCCGGCGTGCTCGCCGTTGTCGTCCCGCTCGGGTTCGTCGTCACGATCCGGCTGGAGACGCTGTTGCTCGTCCGGAACGTTGGTGGCGATAGCTCGACCACGCGTGTGGCGGGGACCCACGGCGTCCCCTGGCTGTTCAACCGTACGCCCTCGGCACGGATCGCCTGGCGGTACCTGCTCCGAACGCGGCGCGACCCGCGGACGCTCGCCCATCTCACGCCCGTGTTGTTCGGCGCGCTGGGGATGAGCGGAACGGTACTCGAAGCCCCCCACACATTGCTGTCGATCGGTCCACCGGCGGCCGTCATCGCCGGGGCCATCCTCGCGGGTGGCGCGTACTGTCTCAATCCACTCGGCGACGACCGCGATCAGCTCCCGTTGCTGTTTTCGAGCACGTCGTCGGTCGTCCCGCTGCTCCGAGGGCGGATGCTTGCCGGGATCGTGCTGGGGCTGATCGTCGGGCTCGGCGTTGGGACCCCGCTCGCGCTGGCCGAACACGAGCCGGCGTTCATCGTCGGCCAGATACTGCTGGCCGTGGTGCTCGCCGTCGCTTCGACGGGGGTCGCACTCGGCCTGGGCGCGGCCGTCCCGAAGTTCGAGCGCCGCGAGTACATGAACGTCGAGCGAGCCCACCCCTCGCTCGTGGTCACGATGATCTTCTTCATGGGCGGCCTGCTCGTCGGCGCAATCGGGTTCGTCCTCCTGTGGGTCGCGATCACGGACCACCTTCTCGGCGGGGTCCTTGCCCTCCTGGGGTATACAGCGGTCCTGGGTCTTGTCGCTGCCGGCGGGTACTGGTATGCCATCCGGCGGTTTCGAACGCTGACACTCGACGAGCTGTGAACACGACTGACCACCCCACGCGAGTGGGTTCCAGCGAGACACCTCCAGTATTTCAACAACCGACGGTCAGTTCCACACGAACTCGTACAATTCTTCATCCTGATAAATGCCGACCTGCGTAATGCTGCCGATCACAAGCCAGACGAAATAGACGCCAGTCATGACCAGGGTGACGGCTGCGGGATCGATTCCGGGCACGGTGCCAGTAGCCATCGTTCCGACGGCAACTGCGGTAAGCCCTGACGGCACAGCCCGGATGTGCTGGTCACCGGCCAACTGCCTGCCAGCAGTGGCTGCAAACGCCAGCGCGAACACGCCGGCCCCGAGCGATCCGGTCTGGATCCCAGCCAGACTCGACGCCCGCAACACGGTCAGTCCGCCAAGGAGACAACCGACCAAAAAGAGGACGCGCGGCCCGATCCGGCGAGCAACGACGAGCGGTTGATCGGCGGGGACGTATTCTGCGACGTTCATGCACGTCAGCGGTAGATCGCCTGGAATATAAGAATTTCCTATATGTCAACCGGAGTGACTAGGTGCCCCGCGAGTCAACAATCTCGGTGTCGGGGCTTGGTCGATTCGGGCTATATCTATCCAGTCGAGACTACCACTGAGGCGTGTCTTATCGAGCAGATCATCGGGACGCTGCCGGCAGGATGCCTCCCGGAACATAAAATAGGACGCCCGAAGAAGTCAACGTATGCGCGGTTTCGTCTGGTTCTGGCTGTTCGCCCTGTCTGTGCTCGCTTCGCTGAGCGCAATCGTCGTGTTGATCGTCGACTTCTTCTACCCGAACCCGCCGTGGGGCGGGATGCCGCCGATCGGGTACGTCGTCGCGATGGGCGTTGCCCTCATCGCCCTCGGCGTGATGCTCACCCTTTCGATGACGCGGCCCGACGGCCGCTGAAGCGGTGACGGCTGATCAACTCCGCATCCACAACTGGGTCAACTCCGCATCGACCCGCCGTCGATCGGAACGGCTGCGCCCGTCACGAAACTCGCCCGGGGACTCGAGAGAAAGGCCACGACGTCGCCGAGTTCCCGCGGCTCGCCGATGCGGCCCATCGGAACGTCCGCCGCCCAGTCGTCGTAGCCCTCCTCGTAGGAATCGTACTCGCCACGCTCGACGGCATCGTCGATCAACTCCTCGATGCGAGCCGTCTCGTGGGCCCCCGGCAGGACGGCGTTGACGCGAACGTCCGGCGCGAACTCTCGGGCCTGGGTCTTCATCAGCCCGATGACCGCCCGCCGGACGGCGTTCGAGAGCACGAGGTCGTCGATGACCTCTCGGACCGACCGGGACGTGATGTTGACGATCGAGCCCGCGTCGCTCTCGGCAAGATGGGGATAGGCGGCCCGCGTCGTCCGGACGGCGCTCATCACCAGCAGGTCGTAGGCGTCCTCCCACGCCTCGGTCGGGGTGTCGAGAAAGGACCCGCTCGGTGGCCCTCCAGCGCTCGTCACCAGGTGATCCAGCCCGCCAAAGGTCTCGACGGTCGCTTCGACAAGCGCCTCGACGTCGCCGGGATCGGTGATGTCGGCCTCGATCGCCCGGACATCGCCCGGTCCCGCCGCCGAGAGTTGCTCACGGGCGGATTCCAGCCGTGATTCGGTTCGGCCACAGACGACGACGTGCGCGCCCTCCGCGGCGAGTGCCTCGGCGCTCGCGAGACCGAGGCCGCTGGTGGCGGCCGTCGCCAGCGCGACGTTGCCCTCGAGTTGCAGATCCATATTCTGACGTACGTCGCCGGGGAGAAAAGCGTCACGAGCGAAGGGCTGACGGATCGATTTCACTGAGACGAAGGGGATCGGCGGACTGTCACCGAAGCGCTCAACTGCCCCAGAAGTTGTCCCGGCTCCCGAGTTCGGGCCGGTCCGGCCCGTCGTCGCGCTCGTCATCCGCTTCGGAGTCGTCCTCGTCGCCGGCTTCTTCGACGTCGTCGCCGTCCTCACCCTCGGCTTCCTCGTCTTCGAGCGGGAGGCGTTCGACTTCCTCGGCCCGAGCGTGGTTCGAGTGGACCGTCGTCACGCGGACTTTGGCGCGGGCTTCGGGCAGGACGCCGTCGACCATGAGGATGAAGCCGTCCTCGGTGCGGCCGACGCCAGCCCCGCTCTCGTGGATGTCCTCGACGGTGACGACGACTTCCTCGCCGGGCTTGACCGGCTGGGACTTCAGATCGGAGATCGGCTGGTTGTAGTGGTTGCACCACTCGGCCCCGCCGCGGTCGCCGTAGTGGGTACATCCCATACCCTCGATCCGCTCGGTGAATTCGGGGCAATCGTCGGCGAGTGGACAGTCCGCCATGCTGAATCGGCGTAGTTGGCGGGTACGCAAAACGTTTGCGTCTGGCTCCAGCGATCGGCGTGCGGGTCGATCCCAGGTGACGGAGTGTCCTACTCCCCCGGCGTCGAGACGTCCTCGCCCGCGCCGTCGGCGTCGATCGTCAGCGTCCGGTCGGTCTCGATCGATTCGATCCCGTCGATCTCGCAGATCGCTCCGACGGCAGTTTGAGGGACGGAAACGGCCAGTGTCTCGAACTCCAGGCTCTCCTCGATCGTCCCACCGACAGTTTCGATCCGGTCGCGGATCGCGGTGACGTCGTCAGCCGCACGGACCAGTAGCGTGACCGATTCGTCCTCGGCCGGGTGCTCACGGATCGACCGGACAGCCGGAGAGACGTACATATGGGATCGATACGCCGGCGCTCACTTCGGTGCTTCGCTGACAATCAGGTGATCTCCTCGGCCGGCCCACATTCGACGAGGATTTCTGTCGAGTCCAATACGCTGCCATCAGCCGAGCGCACTTCGATATCGAATCTCGTCGGCTCTTCGTGTTGAAACGTGAGTTCACCCGCTTGGCTGTTCCAGGGTTGGCGGGCGAGAACCTCTCCGTCGACGACAATGACAGTGGAGACCCCGGACTGGTCCGTTTCGAGGTCGTAATACACGGACACTGTCGTCTCGTTAGCCCGAATCATTTCGATGCTCAACGTCTCACCGGTTTGCCCACGGTTCGACGCGCCACATAGTGTCCCCTCCTCGGACCCGCCGGTCCCCTCGACTGGAGATCTGAGATAAACGTATACACCTACTCCGCCAGCGACTGTCGCGCCGGCTGACGCCAAGAGTTGCCTTCTAGTAACCATTGCTTTACAGTCGTTAGTACACTTCCTGGGTGGGATACATATCATTTTGTATTTATATTTCGATAATTTGATTCCACAGTAGTGGTGTCGCAGGTCGGCCGACAACCCGGCGCCCCAAAGTTAACTACGTCGGGGTCGTGACTCCATCGCATGGACGTTCGTGAGGCGGTCGAAGCCGATGCCGATGCCCTGGCGGCACTTGCTGACTCGCCAGTGGACGTGATGCGAAATCTCGTGCACGACCGGACGGTCCGGGTCGCCATCGATCCCGACGCGATCGAAAGTGGGCCAGGGGGTGATGTCGAGCACGACGGCAATACCCAAGACGACGAATCGTCGTCGATCGTCGGGTTCGTGAGCTTCGACGCCCGCGACGAGACAGTCTACGTCACGCAACTCGCCGGCTCCGAGGGGGCGTGTGCACGACTGCTCGAGGAACCGATCCGGTTCGCCCGCGGGGAGGCGATGGCCGTCGAACTGCTCGTGCCTGACGGCGAAGCTGCCGTCCAAAACGCCGCCGAGGCGGCTGACTTCGCCACCGCAGGCTCCGGCCCGCGGTTCTCCGGGCAGCCGACGACACGCTACCGGCTGGAACCTGACCCCGACGCGACGTGAGCGACTGGCCTCAGTGACCCGCCAGCCACTCACATGAAGTCCCCGATCCCCGTCTGCCTGCTCGTATCGTCCTCGAAGACGCGCTTGATCGACCGATCCAGGATCTCCAGGCGCTGTTTGGTGTACTCCCGGGCTCCGAACTCCTCGGCCACGCGCGTGGCCGTGTCGATGTACTTGTTGACCGAGCCCTCGTGGACGGTCAGATTCACGTCGCCGCCACACTCCCGACAGGTGCCGGTGAGGGGCATCCGGCGGTACTTCTCGCCACATCCGAGACACCGGACATCCTGCCGCGAGAAGGCTCGCAGGTTGCCGATCAGGTCCGGCAGGAAGTGATACTCGATGATACGCTCGGCGACGTCGGTCTCGTCAACGGCCCTGAGTTTGCGAGAGATCTCGAGCTGGGCGTCCATCTTGTCCTCCATCGATCCCAGGGTCTTGTACGCCGAGAGATCCGGTCCGAGCGCGATATTGCTGGTGTCGTGGGTGTGGGCGAAGCCGGTGTACTCGTCTTCCGTTCCCAGGGTGTCCTCGGCAATCTTGACGTCGACATCTTCCGGATGAGCCATCTCGCGGGTCGCTTCGTAGAGTTCCAGCGGATACTGCTCGACGATGTCGATATTGTGGGCCTCGTCGTCGATCTCGGCCGGGTCGATCCGCGAGGACATCACCAGGGGCGCGTCCATTCGGCCGCCTCGCTGATTTGGTAAGTACTTCCGACTGAAGTTGAGCAAGCCGTCCATCAACAGCATGACGCAGTCCTCGTCGCCGTCGCATTGGCCAGTATACAAATCATTTGCCACGAGCGTGTGCGTGTCCGAGACCGTCAGTGAATACAGGTGATCAACGTCACTCTCAACGACTTGGATATCAGATACTTCGTCAAGCCAAACGTCGCCACCGTCACCGCAAAGTCGCTGTGTCCGGAGTTCAGTTGATTCTAAGGCTACGGTTAGCGCTTCTGACTTTCGAGACAAGTGGAATCCGATCCGCTCGGCGAACCGCGCCGCGTTCTCGGAAGTGACTTTCACGACCCACGTCTCGAATTCCTGCTCTGTTTCATAGAAATCAGCGACCTCTCCGGTTTGCGGGATCCGCGTTTCACGAAAGATTTTGGGGACAATTTCGAATCGCTTCAGTGCCGCGACCAGGTCATCTTTGAGTTGATCACTTACCGTGTGCGCCCGAACTTCGATTCGATCACTGGACGCACTACCATCACCACTGAAATACGACGATAGGAACGCACGAAGAACGCTATCCGGAGCGGTCAAAATGGATTCGGGGATCTGCTTACCATCAGCGGAGCTTCCGAGACCCAGTACCTCATCAAACAGAACAGCGACGAGACGACTCGATACCGTCATTTTCCACTCGTTCTCTTCGTATGCTTCAATTGATAGCGATTCATCGATAACCTGTCTGACCAACTCACGAGCAGACTCATCAGGGATACAAATCGTCGTCTGATAACAATTTTCGGTAGAGCGTGTGAAGCCTTCGGCAGCGTAGTATCCTAAGAGCGTAGCAAACGATTCATCGAGTTGGAGGTGCCGTGAAATCGTGACCGAATCTCGTTTGACAGCCAGCTGAACATCAGAAGGAACCCGGCTAGGCACATCATCAAACAGTGTCGTCAAAACTGAAACCGGAACGCTGTCTCGGTTAACCCAATTGTAAACCGTTGAATCGCTTACTCCCAAGCACTCTGCGACTGGTTTGAGATACTGATCTGATTTTGTCGCTTCGTCGAAGAGTGATTTGATACGTTCGCTCCCTAAGCCACGGATCATTACCTCTTCGTTGGAGAGACGATCCAAAGCCATGAATTCCGAGAGCAGATCATACGTCCGGTGAGTACCCTCGATATCAACCGATTTAGGCATGGGTAATCGGTCACCGGACGTTAGCTCACTCGCTGGGACTTCCTCCGGGCCGTCTTCCCATCGGCGCATCGAGTGGTCTTGTGAGACAGTGATTGTCCGTCCACTCTTCGTTTCGATTTTGAGGAGATGATCCGGAGCAGGATGCTTCGAAACAGCTTCGATCGGTTTTCGGACCGGTGTTCCGTCGCTGTCTATGGACGGGACATGAGCGGTACCTGGTAACTCTTCGACCACCGTTCCAAAGTCGTCCATTCTGGGATCGTCAAGCCGACTCTCTACCAGTTGTTCGATGGATTGATATCGCGACTCATCGGACTCGTCTTCAAACCACACCTTGGTCTCCGGATGGAAACAATTCCGGCGCTTCGCGGCGTGAAAGTACGGATGGGCGTACCCGACAGCAGCCGAGGTGAAGCCGATGACGCGGCCGACGGTCGCCGCGCTGGTGTGGGGAGCCATCCCGAAGACGAGTTCGCCCACGAGGTCGTCGCGGTCGTCGAGTTCGTAGTAGGGATCGAGACCGTAGTACGACTCGAGGAGGTCGTCGATGAAGTCCGCCGTCTTGAGCATGTGCTCGGCCGCGCCGTTCGAGAGGACGACGTCCTGAACGTTCAACTCGACCAGTTGATCGTCGTGGACGAGCGGATCGCCGCGGATGTCTGCCTCGTAGCCCAGCTCGCGGAACTGCTCGACGGTGACGTCGAGTTCGGCCGGCCGGACCGACGTGACCGGAAGGTCGGTCATGTCATAGCGGACCGTCCCGTCCTTGAATGCACTAATGTCGTGTTTGGCCCGAAGCACGCCTTTCTCCATCGGCTCGGGGGTTTTCTCCTTCGAGGTCAGCCCTTTGACGCCCTTGAGCACGTCAAAGGCGACCTCGCGCTCGCCCACGTTGTCCATGGCCTGCTGGTAGACCTCGCCGACGTCGATCGTCGTCATTCTCGTCGGAGAGGCAAGCGTCTCACACCGCGGGCACTCGGCGCGGCCGGACTCGTCGGGGTCGACCTCGCGGTCGCAGTCCGGGCAGACGTAGACCGTCTCGGTGGTCCCACCGCAGTCGGGACACCGTGCCCGGTAGGTCTCCGTCCTACAGTCGACACAGCGCCGGCGGCCCACTTCCAGATCGACCTCACCGGGTGCGTCACCCATCTCGTCGGCGTGACCGGCAGCCTTCGCGACGTCGCGCTGATTGCCGCCCGCTTCGCCGATCGGGAACAGCGTGTGCACTGCGGGGGAGAGTTCCCGTTCCTCGGACTTCTCGGGGCGGCCCATCCGGTTGCCGATCCGGGTCGGCGCTCGCTCCCGGACATCGAAGGGGGCGATCTCGTTGACGGCCTCGATGGCGTTCTCCCCATCGTCGTACGTGCGGGCGCGCTCCGAGAGGTCCTCGATCGTCCACGTCCGCGTCAGATCGTCGTCAAAGCCCAGCGTCTCGACGAGCGGTCGCCAAGTCGGGACGATCAGCGAGGCCTCGGTCTGGGTGTGTTCGACCAGCAGGGATTCGAGGGTCCGCGTGGCGGTCTCACTCCGCGGGAGGACGAGATCGCCGGTCGTCGTCTCCGCTGATACGTCCCGGGCAGGTGGATCGGCGGCTGCACCGTCGCCAGTGACGATCTCGCCCTCGGCGATCGCGTCGGCCAGCGCGTCGATGTCCGCGACGCTCACGTCGTGATAGACGTAGGTGTATTTCGGGTGCAGCGGCGCGTCGTACTCTCTGGCCCACTCGAGGGCTTCGGCCGGCGTCGGATCGTCGAGGTCGACCCCGACTGAGTCTGCCATCGCCTGAACGTCCGCGCCGGCGGCCTCGAACTCCTGAACCCACCACTCGACAGTGTAGGCGGCCGGCGCGAGCGGGTGGTTGTTCTCGACGAACTCGCCGTAATTGACGAGATATTCGCCCAGATCGAGGACTTTCTCGACGCCGTTGCGGACTTCCTTGGCCTCCGCGGGGTCGTCGATCCGCCGGACGTCGCCGTTGGCGAGCCGAACCGTCGGCCCCTCGATGGTGTCGACTGGAACCACACCCGCCGCTTTCCCCGGGCGCTCAGTCTTGATCTGGGTCCCGGTCGCGAGAAAGTCATCGACGAGGTGCATCGTCGCCGGGTGGACGCCTGCGGTCGCGTTCCCGTGATTCCTGGCGCGGCCGTAGCGCAGTCGAAACCCACCCGATTCGCTCGGATGGGAGAAGACGGGGCGACCCGCGATGAGGTCCCGGAGGTACTTCTTCGAGGGGTCGGCTCGGGGTGGCCCCTCGGTTTCGCCTGGAGCGTCCTCGCCGTCGTCGGCCTCGTCGTCTGGGTCACCCGCGTCGGCCTCGTCGGTCGCTTCGTTGTCGTCTTCGCCGATCGTCCCGTCGATGAGATCCTGGAGCCACGGCCACTCGACCTCGTCGAGTTGGCGGGTGTACCGTTGGATCTTCGGGGCCTTGAGCGCGATCCCTTCGGCCATGACCAGGCACATCCCGCCCCTGGCGCTGTTGGAGTCGACGCGTTCGAGGTCCCGGTAGCCCGAAACCTCCTCGTCGCCGGTGGCCTCGCCGTCGAGCATGATCGGCATGTTTTCGGCGATGTGACGGGTCTCCTTGTCCTTCGGCGAGTACTGGAGGCCGGTGTCCTCGTCGTAGAGCTCGATCTCCTCGACGTAGCGACCGATCTCCTCTTCCCGGGCGTGGTACTCTTCGATGTCCAGCAGCGTTCGCGCGTAGTCGGCCACGAGGACCGAGAGCGCCTGGGCAGTCCCGCCGGCGGAGCGGATCGGGCCGGCGTAGTAGACGTTGACGAACTGGGTACCGTCGTCGTTGTCGAGGAGTTCGACGCGATCGATCCCCTCGATCGGCGCGGCGACGACCCCCTCGGTGAGAAGGGCGACGGCCGTCCGGACCGCGCCCTCGATCTTGCCCGCCTTCGTGTCGTAGTCGCCGACAGTCCCCTCGACGAAGTCCTCGACCAGGGCGAGGGCGGCCTCCTCGCGGGACATCTCGCCTTCGAGGTCACGGACGCGCTCGGCCACCCCGTCGATGCCGAGGATGTTCTCGACGCGGTCGGCCATGTCCTTGGCGACCGGGATCTCGACGTCGGTCGTCGGATCGCCACCCGCCTCCCGAGCGTTCCGGGCCACGTCCATCGCCCGGTCGAGTTCGTCTTCCAGGCGCGCGAAGTAGCGCTCGTCTTCCTCGCGCATCTACAGCGCCCAGAGATCGCCGCCGGTCGTCTCGTCGGGAACCCGTTCGAGCGATTCCTCGAACGTCCGGACGTACAGTTCACCGATGAACGTCTCCCCCGCGTCGAGGTGGCCGGCGATCGCCGTCCCGTCCTCCCGAGAGAGCACGACGTGCGTGTGCGCGAAGGGGTCACCGTCGACATCGAGCGAGATGTTCCCGACGCAGGCCGCGACTTCCAGCGGTTCGTCGAAGACCGTCTCGCGGTACTCCTCCTCGTCCTGATCGTAGTACCAGATCGTCGCCTCCTGGACGGTCCCCAGACCGAAGAAGACGGCTGCTTCGATGTCCTCGCTGCGGGCGAAGTCCTCGATCTGGCCGCGCCAGTCCTCGCCGTGGGTCAGGCTGGCGACGAACTCACGCGATCCGGTGAGCTCCCGGTAGTTCATGTGTCTACCCACGGCGACGAAGACAAAAAGGATTGCTCACGGGCCGCGGCGGCGGGGGCTAGCCGATCACAAAGTCCCCGACCACGTTCAGTCCCGCCAGGTGTCAGGGACCTGGATCTGGTAGCGACCGTCCTCCTGAAGCGCGATGATGTACTCCTCGCGCTCGTAGAGCTCCATGAGGTTGAGTTCGTACTGGCCGGGTTCGACGATCCGGATGGACTCGAACTGATCGTTGAGTTCCTCACGTAGTTCGGCAAGGTCGGGGCGGTCTTCGGTCACCGTTCGGGGGTCGGCGGCTGGCTCTTCGCTGGCGATTCCGGCATCGC is from Halorhabdus sp. BNX81 and encodes:
- a CDS encoding DNA polymerase II large subunit, producing MREEDERYFARLEDELDRAMDVARNAREAGGDPTTDVEIPVAKDMADRVENILGIDGVAERVRDLEGEMSREEAALALVEDFVEGTVGDYDTKAGKIEGAVRTAVALLTEGVVAAPIEGIDRVELLDNDDGTQFVNVYYAGPIRSAGGTAQALSVLVADYARTLLDIEEYHAREEEIGRYVEEIELYDEDTGLQYSPKDKETRHIAENMPIMLDGEATGDEEVSGYRDLERVDSNSARGGMCLVMAEGIALKAPKIQRYTRQLDEVEWPWLQDLIDGTIGEDDNEATDEADAGDPDDEADDGEDAPGETEGPPRADPSKKYLRDLIAGRPVFSHPSESGGFRLRYGRARNHGNATAGVHPATMHLVDDFLATGTQIKTERPGKAAGVVPVDTIEGPTVRLANGDVRRIDDPAEAKEVRNGVEKVLDLGEYLVNYGEFVENNHPLAPAAYTVEWWVQEFEAAGADVQAMADSVGVDLDDPTPAEALEWAREYDAPLHPKYTYVYHDVSVADIDALADAIAEGEIVTGDGAAADPPARDVSAETTTGDLVLPRSETATRTLESLLVEHTQTEASLIVPTWRPLVETLGFDDDLTRTWTIEDLSERARTYDDGENAIEAVNEIAPFDVRERAPTRIGNRMGRPEKSEERELSPAVHTLFPIGEAGGNQRDVAKAAGHADEMGDAPGEVDLEVGRRRCVDCRTETYRARCPDCGGTTETVYVCPDCDREVDPDESGRAECPRCETLASPTRMTTIDVGEVYQQAMDNVGEREVAFDVLKGVKGLTSKEKTPEPMEKGVLRAKHDISAFKDGTVRYDMTDLPVTSVRPAELDVTVEQFRELGYEADIRGDPLVHDDQLVELNVQDVVLSNGAAEHMLKTADFIDDLLESYYGLDPYYELDDRDDLVGELVFGMAPHTSAATVGRVIGFTSAAVGYAHPYFHAAKRRNCFHPETKVWFEDESDESRYQSIEQLVESRLDDPRMDDFGTVVEELPGTAHVPSIDSDGTPVRKPIEAVSKHPAPDHLLKIETKSGRTITVSQDHSMRRWEDGPEEVPASELTSGDRLPMPKSVDIEGTHRTYDLLSEFMALDRLSNEEVMIRGLGSERIKSLFDEATKSDQYLKPVAECLGVSDSTVYNWVNRDSVPVSVLTTLFDDVPSRVPSDVQLAVKRDSVTISRHLQLDESFATLLGYYAAEGFTRSTENCYQTTICIPDESARELVRQVIDESLSIEAYEENEWKMTVSSRLVAVLFDEVLGLGSSADGKQIPESILTAPDSVLRAFLSSYFSGDGSASSDRIEVRAHTVSDQLKDDLVAALKRFEIVPKIFRETRIPQTGEVADFYETEQEFETWVVKVTSENAARFAERIGFHLSRKSEALTVALESTELRTQRLCGDGGDVWLDEVSDIQVVESDVDHLYSLTVSDTHTLVANDLYTGQCDGDEDCVMLLMDGLLNFSRKYLPNQRGGRMDAPLVMSSRIDPAEIDDEAHNIDIVEQYPLELYEATREMAHPEDVDVKIAEDTLGTEDEYTGFAHTHDTSNIALGPDLSAYKTLGSMEDKMDAQLEISRKLRAVDETDVAERIIEYHFLPDLIGNLRAFSRQDVRCLGCGEKYRRMPLTGTCRECGGDVNLTVHEGSVNKYIDTATRVAEEFGAREYTKQRLEILDRSIKRVFEDDTSRQTGIGDFM
- a CDS encoding PPC domain-containing DNA-binding protein, yielding MNYRELTGSREFVASLTHGEDWRGQIEDFARSEDIEAAVFFGLGTVQEATIWYYDQDEEEYRETVFDEPLEVAACVGNISLDVDGDPFAHTHVVLSREDGTAIAGHLDAGETFIGELYVRTFEESLERVPDETTGGDLWAL